In the Emys orbicularis isolate rEmyOrb1 chromosome 3, rEmyOrb1.hap1, whole genome shotgun sequence genome, one interval contains:
- the EPHX1 gene encoding epoxide hydrolase 1 encodes MLLEIFLTLALGIIVYLFLTRKKEETLPIEEGWWGKGQKPDSEEDTTVHPFKVETTEAELNDLFRRLDQARFTEPLENSCFQYGFNSVYLRKVISYWRNQFNWKKQVEVLNKFPQFKTKIEGLDVHFVHVKPPSLPEGRSAKPLLMVHGWPGSVYEFYKIIPLLTDPASHGLSDDHIFEIICPSIPGYGFSEASHKKGFNSVSAACIFYKLMLRLGFHEFYAQGGDWGWLICTNLAQIAPNHVKGLHLNMVSVTSMRFTQLLSILLGRYFPGLFGFQDEDVRRMFPFLKKGLYRILMEAGYAHIQATKPDTVGCGLNDSPVGLAAYILEKFSTWTDPEFQKLEDGGLERKYSLDDLLTNVMLYWVPGCMVSAMRFYKENIGKGIGTQKHEKLPVRVPTGVASFPNEVLHTPRSWAQQKYLNIISFSFMPRGGHFAAFEEPELLAADIQQFVGRVEKEEPWSEKRK; translated from the exons ATGTTGCTTGAAATATTCCTGACACTGGCCTTGGGGATCATCGTCTATCTGTTCCTTACCAGAAAGAAGGAGGAGACGCTACCCATTGAAGAGGGATGGTGGGGCAAAGGGCAGAAACCTGACTCTGAAGAAGATACAACTGTTCATCCATTTAAGGTGGAAACCACAGAAGCAGAGCTGAAT GATTTATTTAGAAGACTGGATCAGGCTCGATTCACTGAGCCCCTGGAGAACAGTTGCTTCCAATATGGATTTAACTCCGTTTATCTCCGGAAGGTCATCTCCTACTGGAGAAATCAATTCAACTGGAAGAAGCAAGTGGAAGTTCTCAACAAATTCCCACAATTCAAAACTAAGATTGAGG gCCTTGATGTCCATTTTGTTCATGTAAAGCCTCCCAGCTTGCCTGAGGGCCGCTCTGCAAAGCCATTATTAATGGTTCATGGTTGGCCTGGCTCAGTCTATGAGTTTTACAAAATTATCCCTCTCTTGACGGACCCTGCTAGCCATGGCCTGAGTGATGACCATATTTTTGAGATCATTTGCCCATCAATCCCTGGCTATGGCTTCTCGGAAGCATCACACAAAAAAG GCTTTAATTCTGTGAGTGCCGCCTGCATATTTTATAAATTGATGCTCAGACTGGGATTCCATGAATTCTATGCTCAGGGTGGTGACTGGGGCTGGCTGATCTGTACCAACCTGGCCCAGATAGCTCCCAA CCACGTGAAAGGCCTTCACTTAAATATGGTTTCAGTTACGAGCATGAGATTTACCCAGCTGCTGTCCATTCTGTTGGGACGTTATTTCCCAGGACTCTTTGGTTTCCAGGATGAAGATGTCAGGCGGATGTTTCCTTTCTTGAAAAAGGGACTCTATAGGATCTTGATGGAGGCTGGCTACGCTCACATACAGGCTACAAAGCCTGACACTGTTG GCTGTGGCCTGAATGACTCTCCAGTAGGGCTGGCTGCATACATCTTGGAGAAGTTTTCTACATGGACTGATCCTGAATTCCAGAAACTAGAGGATGGAGGTCTAGAAAG GAAGTACTCTCTGGATGACCTTCTCACTAACGTCATGCTCTATTGGGTACCAGGCTGCATGGTTTCTGCAATGCGTTTCTACAAGGAGAATATCGGGAAGGGGATCGGTACGCAGAAACATGAGAA GCTCCCTGTGCGAGTGCCTACAGGTGTGGCTTCCTTCCCCAATGAAGTCCTGCACACGCCTCGGTCCTGGGCGCAGCAGAAGTACCTCAATATCATCTCCTTCAGTTTCATGCCGCGAGGTGGCCACTTCGCAGCCTTTGAAGAACCGGAACTTCTTGCCGCAGATATTCAGCAATTTGTGGGGAGAGTGGAAAAGGAGGAACCCTGGAGCGAGAAGAGAAAATAA